From Mustela erminea isolate mMusErm1 chromosome 1, mMusErm1.Pri, whole genome shotgun sequence, a single genomic window includes:
- the TIMM29 gene encoding mitochondrial import inner membrane translocase subunit Tim29, producing the protein MATAALKRFWSRNREESGGPAAAKPSVWTRLGSWARVLLRDYAEACRDAAAAARARPWRAAVYTGLLGGAAACCALAPSEAAFEEALLDASGTLLLLAPATRNRASEDYVQRLLWLRGRGRLRHVNLGLCALVYEAPVDAEASLYQARCRYLQPRWTDFPDRILDLGFVGRWWVLAARMRDCDINDEEFQHLPAHLRVVGPHQLHSETNERLFDEKYKPVVLTDDQVDQALWEEQVLQKEKKDKLALSQADSLVRSEVPR; encoded by the exons GAAGAGTCTGGTGGCCCAGCGGCCGCGAAGCCAAGCGTGTGGACGCGGTTGG gCTCCTGGGCCCGCGTGCTGCTCCGGGACTACGCCGAGGCCTGCCGggacgcggcggcggcggcgcgggctcGACCCTGGCGGGCGGCCGTGTATACGGGGCTGCTGGGCGGCGCGGCGGCCTGCTGTGCGCTGGCGCCGAGCGAGGCGGCCTTCGAGGAGGCGCTGCTGGATGCGTCGGGGACCCTTCTGCTGCTGGCCCCGGCCACGCGCAACCGCGCCTCCGAGGACTACGTGCAGCGGCTGCTGTGGCTGCGGGGTCGCGGCCGCCTCCGCCACGTGAACCTGGGCCTCTGCGCGCTGGTGTACGAGGCGCCCGTGGACGCCGAGGCCAGCCTCTACCAGGCCCGCTGCCGCTACCTGCAGCCCCGCTGGACCGACTTCCCAGACCGAATCCTGGACTTGGGCTTCGTGGGCCGCTGGTGGGTGCTGGCCGCCCGGATGCGCGACTGCGACATCAACGACGAGGAGTTCCAGCACCTGCCGGCTCATCTGCGCGTCGTCGGGCCGCATCAGCTGCATTCCGAGACCAACGAGCGGCTCTTTGACGAGAAGTACAAGCCTGTCGTGCTCACCGACGATCAGGTGGACCAGGCGCTGTGGGAGGAGCAGGTcttgcagaaggagaagaaagacaaacTCGCCCTGAGTCAGGCCGACTCCCTGGTGCGGTCGGAGGTCCCCAGGTGA